The proteins below come from a single Alosa sapidissima isolate fAloSap1 chromosome 23, fAloSap1.pri, whole genome shotgun sequence genomic window:
- the LOC121698246 gene encoding retinoic acid-induced protein 2-like, with amino-acid sequence MEDIKTESISASQSGSVDIAGRGEDVTKNQTRERTQCTSTDTKNNHSGFQSEMAQSPNSSAPICPAQGLNIEPSGTITLKMHTAVLPLCLGEGSVFLPVHLQMPTGAQGKGISPAGPSPFLLPSHGPGSLSLMLEQHVFQHFNSQFLPQGVLCSAPPPLQNSMLHRNSPITLCQPSPMEPKVAEREPAPVTQDGLAGFAAISQDQFTTHNSFTPFGCQMAGPNPTQTFAPNFVPTPPSLPLPYACSSPLTPLVPPPTLLVPFPIIVPLPVPVPVPIPIPLRPKAELHEPRSTAAVSTQTCDGTFSPVYVSHTAGSEGVALDLSTTAGPLSQLKQEASVPQDSPLDLSVVYHVHKPLVQVEQTDVKQPVKNVPRSARSLEVLPPLGCGQNLDSEFLNGVTSLELSRHRKWLMDGHCSHEPKYGARNYEIVSASQTAKVIVAVKDSVPTIFRGKLKDLAEVPANTFPFKQDMEQGALAQQHYSPVLTAQSETGHLTDPRRSTPRNRSVKLKKVSSQEIHILPIKKQRFTAFLHRE; translated from the coding sequence ATGGAAGACATAAAAACTGAAAGCATAAGTGCTTCTCAGTCTGGGAGCGTTGACATTgcggggagaggagaagatgtGACCAAGAACCAGACAAGGGAAAGGACCCAGTGTACTAGTACGGATACTAAAAACAACCATTCAGGCTTCCAATCAGAGATGGCCCAGTCCCCAAACTCTTCGGCCCCCATATGCCCAGCTCAAGGTCTCAACATAGAACCCTCTGGGACAATAACACTGAAAATGCACACGGCTGTTTTGCCATTGTGCCTTGGGGAGGGCAGTGTATTTCTGCCTGTGCACCTCCAGATGCCCACAGGGGCTCAAGGAAAAGGGATCAGTCCAGCGGGACCCTCACCATTCCTCCTGCCCAGTCATGGTCCAGGCTCCCTGTCTCTGATGTTAGAGCAGCATGTCTTCCAACATTTTAATTCCCAGTTTCTCCCCCAAGGCGTTCTCTGTTCTGCCCCTCCACCGCTGCAGAACAGCATGCTGCACCGCAACTCCCCCATCACGCTCTGTCAGCCCTCACCCATGGAGCCGAAGGTGGCAGAGCGCGAGCCAGCCCCGGTCACACAGGATGGGCTTGCTGGCTTTGCCGCCATTTCACAGGACCAGTTCACCACCCACAACAGTTTCACACCGTTTGGTTGCCAAATGGCTGGACCCAACCCAACACAGACCTTTGCCCCAAACTTCGTACCCACTCCCCCATCATTACCTCTACCCTACGCCTGCTCTTCTCCACTGACGCCTCTAGTGCCCCCTCCCACCCTGCTTGTTCCATTCCCCATCATTGTCCCTTTACCGGTGCCCGTCCCCGTCCCCATCCCAATTCCTCTAAGGCCTAAAGCTGAGCTGCACGAACCCAGAAGCACTGCTGCAGTGAGCACGCAGACCTGTGATGGGACTTTCAGTCCCGTCTATGTTTCGCACACAGCAGGCTCCGAGGGAGTTGCACTGGACCTTTCTACGACAGCTGGGCCTTTAAGTCAACTGAAGCAAGAGGCGTCGGTTCCTCAAGACTCGCCTCTTGACCTGTCGGTGGTGTACCACGTCCACAAGCCACTGGTTCAGGTCGAACAGACAGACGTCAAGCAGCCTGTGAAGAATGTGCCCAGGTCGGCACGGTCTCTGGAGGTTCTCCCGCCGCTGGGTTGTGGCCAGAATTTGGACTCCGAGTTCCTCAATGGCGTGACCTCGCTGGAGCTCAGCAGGCACCGCAAATGGTTGATGGACGGCCACTGCAGCCACGAACCCAAGTACGGCGCAAGGAACTACGAGATCGTCAGCGCCTCACAGACAGCCAAGGTCATTGTGGCCGTCAAGGACAGCGTTCCCACCATTTTCCGTGGAAAGCTAAAGGATCTTGCCGAAGTGCCCGCCAATACCTTCCCCTTCAAGCAGGACATGGAGCAGGGTGCCTTGGCCCAGCAGCACTACAGCCCGGTCCTCACGGCCCAGAGTGAAACAGGCCACCTCACCGACCCCAGGAGAAGCACTCCCCGAAACAGGTCGGTGAAACTGAAGAAGGTCAGTTCACAGGAGATACACATCCTCCCCATCAAGAAGCAGCGCTTTACTGCTTTCCTCCACAGAGAGTAG